A window of the Callospermophilus lateralis isolate mCalLat2 chromosome 7, mCalLat2.hap1, whole genome shotgun sequence genome harbors these coding sequences:
- the LOC143403809 gene encoding LOW QUALITY PROTEIN: DNA topoisomerase 2-alpha-like (The sequence of the model RefSeq protein was modified relative to this genomic sequence to represent the inferred CDS: deleted 2 bases in 2 codons; substituted 5 bases at 5 genomic stop codons) — MEVSPLQPINENMQVNKIKKNEDAKKRLSIERIYQKKTQLEHILLCPDTYIGSVELVTQQMWVYDEDIGMNYREVTFVPGLYKIFDEILVNAAENKQRDPKMSCIRVTIDPENNLISIWNNGKGIPVVEHKVEKVYVPALIFGQLLTSSNYDDDEKKVTGGQNGYGVKLCNIFSTKFTVEKKASREYKKMFKQTWMYNMGXAGEMELKPFNGEDYTCITFQPDLSKFKMQSLDKDIVALMVRRAYDFVGSTKDVKVFLNGIKLPVKGFCSYVDKYLKDKLDETGNPLKVIHEQVNHRWEVCLTMSEKGFQQISFVNSIATSKGGRHVDYVADQIVTKLVDIVKKKNKGGVAVKAHQVKNHMWIFVNALIENPTFDSQTKENMTLQAKSFGSTCQLSEKFIKAAIGCGIVESVLNWVKFKAQVQLNKKCSAVKHNRIKGIPKLDDANDAGSQNSTECTLILTEGDSAKTLAVSGLGVVGRDKYGVFPLRGKILNVREASHKQIMENAEINNIIKIVGLQYKKNYEDEDSLKTLHYGKIMIMTDQDQDGSHIKGLLINFIHHNWPSLLHHHFLEEFITPIVKVSKNKQEIAFYSFPEFEEWKSSTPNDKKWKVKYYKGLGTSTSKEAKEYFADMKRHRIQFKYTGPEDDDAISLAFSKKQIDDQKEWLTHFMKDRRXRKLLGLPEDYLYGQATIYLIYNDFINKELILFSNSDNERSIPSMVDGLKPGQRKVLLTCFKRNDKXEVKVAQLAGSVAEMSSCHHGEMSLMMTIINLAQNFVGSNNLNLLQPIGQFGTRLHGDKDSGSPRYIFTMLSPLAPLLFPPKDDHTLKFLYDDNQRVEPEWYIPIIPMVLINGAEGIGTGWSCKIPNFDVGEVANNIRHLMDGEEPLPMLPSYKNFKGTIEELAPNQYVINGKIAILNSTTIEISELPIRTWTPTYKEQVLEPMLNGTEKTPPLITDYREYHTDTTVKFVVKMTEGKLAEAERVGLHKVFKLQTSLTCNSMVLFDHVGCLKKYDFFELRLKYYGLRKEWLLGMLGAESAKLNNQARFILEKIDGKIIIENKPKKELIKVLIQRGYDLDPVKAWKEAQQKVPDEEENEKSDNEKETEKSDSVRDSGPTFNYLIDMPLXYLTKEKKDELCKQINKKEQELDSLKRKSPSDFWKEDLAAFIEELEAVEAKEKQDEQVGLPGKGGKAKGKKAQMTEVLPSPQGKRVIPGVTEEMKAEAEKKIKKKIKSENLEGTSKEDGVEPNGLKQRLEKKLKKEPGTKAKKQTTLTFKPVKKGKKRNPWSDSESDMSSTESNFDVPPRETEPRRAAAKTKFTMDLDSDEDFSDFDEKSEDEDFVLSDASPPKTKTSPKHTEKELRPQKDTMSVNDLDDDDDTKDSVPSSLGPPVADLPVETEMKKPSSKKNVSVKKTTTNSQSSTSTTGPKKRAAPKGTKKDPNLNSDVSQKPEPAKTKNXRKRKPSTSDDSDSNFEKVISKAAASKKPKGESDDFHLDLDSAVAPRAKSGQAKQPIKYLIESDEDDLF, encoded by the exons ATGGAGGTGTCACCACTGCA GCCTATAAATGAAAATATGCAAGTgaacaaaattaagaaaaatgaagATGCT AAGAAAAGACTGTCTATTGAAAGAATCTACCAGAAGAAAACGCAATTGGAACATATATTGCTCTGCCCAGATACTTACATTGGCTCTGTGGAATTAGTGACCCAGCAAATGTGGGTTTATGATGAAGACATTGGCATGAACTATAGGGAAGTCACTTTTGTTCCTGGTTTGTACAAAATCTTTGATGAGATTCTAGTTAATGCTGCAGAAAACAAACAAAGGGACCCCAAAATGTCTTGTATTAGAGTCACTATTGACCCAGAAAACAATTTAATTAGCATATGGAATAATGGAAAAGGAATTCCTGTTGTTGAACACAAAGTTGAAAAGGTGTATGTCCCAGCTCTTATATTTGGACAACTCTTAACTTCTAGTAACTATGATGATGATGAAAAGAAAGTAACAGGTGGTCAAAATGGCTATGGAGTCAAATTATGTAATATATTCAGTACCAAGTTTACTGTGGAAAAG AAAGCCAGTAGAGAATACAAGAAAATGTTCAAACAGACTTGGATGTATAACATGGGATGAGCTGGTGAGATGGAGCTCAAGCCTTTTAATGGAGAAGATTATACCTGTATCACCTTCCAGCCTGATTTGTCTAAGTTTAAAATGCAAAGCCTCGACAAAGATATTGTTGCATTGATGGTTAGAAGAGCATATGATTTTGTTGGATCCACTAAAGATGTCAAAGTCTTTCTTAATGGAATTAAGCTGCCAGTAAAAGGATTCTGCAGTTATGTGGATAAGTATTTGAAGGATAAGTTAGATGAAACTGGCAACCCATTGAAAGTAATACATGAACAAGTAAACCACAGGTGGGAGGTGTGCCTAACAATGAGTGAAAAAGGCTTTCAGCAAATTAGTTTCGTCAATAGCATTGCTACTTCCAAGGGTGGCAGACATGTTGATTATGTAGCTGATCAGATTGTGACTAAACTTGTTGATATAGTGAAGAAGAAGAACAAGGGTGGTGTTGCAGTAAAAGCACATCAGGTGAAAAATCACATGTGGATTTTTGTGAATGCCTTAATTGAAAATCCAACCTTTGACTCTCAGACCAAAGAAAATATGACTTTGCAAGCCAAGAGCTTTGGATCAACATGCCAATTAAGTGAAAAATTCATCAAAGCTGCAATTGGCTGTGGTATTGTAGAAAGCGTACTAAACTGGGTGAAATTTAAGGCCCAAGTTCAGTTAAACAAGAAATGTTCAGCTGTAAAGCATAACAGAATCAAGGGAATTCCAAAACTTGATGATGCCAATGATGCAGGAAGTCAAAACTCCACGGAGTGTACACTTATCCTGACTGAGGGAGATTCAGCCAAAACTTTAGCTGTTTCAGGCCTTGGTGTTGTAGGGAGAGACAAGTATGGTGTTTTCCCTCTTAGAGGAAAAATACTCAATGTCCGAGAAGCCTCTCATAAACAGATCATGGAAAATGCTGAAATTAacaatatcatcaaaattgtGGGTCTTCAGTATAAGAAAAACTATGAAGATGAAGATTCATTAAAGACTCTTCATTATGGGAAGATAATGATTATGACAGATCAGGACCAAGATGGTTCCCATATCAAAGGCTTGCTGATTAATTTTATCCATCACAACTGGCCCTCTCTTCTGCACCATCATTTTCTGGAGGAGTTTATCACTCCCATTGTAAAGGTATCTAAAAACAAGCAAGAAATTGCATTCTACAGCTTTCCTGAATTTGAAGAATGGAAAAGTTCTACTCCAAACGATAAAAAATGGAAAGTCAAGTATTACAAAGGTTTGGGCACCAGTACATCAAAAGAAGCTAAGGAATACTTTGCAGATATGAAGAGACATCGTATTCAATTTAAATATACTGGGCCTGAAGATGATGATGCAATCAGCCTGGCATTTAGCAAAAAGCAGATAGATGATCAAAAGGAATGGTTAACTCATTTCATGAAGGATAGAAGATAGCGAAAGTTACTTGGCCTTCCTGAGGATTATTTGTATGGGCAAgctaccatttatttgatatataATGACTTTATAAACAAGGAACTTATCCTGTTCTCAAATTCTGATAATGAGAGATCTATCCCATCTATGGTGGATGGTTTGAAACCTGGTCAAAGAAAGGTTTTATTAACTTGTTTCAAAAGGAATGACAAATGAGAGGTGAAGGTTGCCCAATTAGCTGGATCAGTGGCAGAAATGTCCTCATGCCATCATGGTGAAATGTCACTAATGATGACCATCATCAATTTGGCTCAGAATTTTGTGGGTAGCAATAATCTGAACCTCTTGCAACCCATTGGTCAGTTTGGTACCCGCCTACATGGTGACAAGGATTCTGGTAGCCCTCGATACATCTTCACAATGCTCAGCCCTTTGGCTCCATTGTTATTTCCACCAAAAGATGATCATACATTGAAGTTCTTATATGATGACAACCAACGAGTTGAGCCTGAATGGTACATTCCCATTATACCCATGGTCCTGATAAATGGTGCTGAAGGAATTGGTACTGGGTGGTCCTGCAAAATTCCCAACTTTGATGTTGGTGAAGTTGCAAATAACATCAGGCATTTGATGGATGGAGAAGAACCTTTGCCAATGCTTCCAAGTTACAAAAACTTCAAAGGTACTATTGAAGAGCTGGCTCCAAATCAATATGTGATTAATGGCAAAATAGCTATTCTTAATTCCACAACCATCGAAATCTCAGAACTTCCCATCAGAACATGGACCCCAACATACAAAGAACAGGTCCTAGAACCCATGTTGAATGGCACTGAGAAGACACCCCCTCTCATCACAGACTACAGGGAATACCACACAGATACCACTGTGAAGTTTGTTGTAAAGATGACTGAGGGAAAATTGGCAGAGGCAGAGAGAGTTGGGCTACACAAAGTCTTCAAACTCCAAACTAGTCTCACCTGCAACTCTATGGTGCTTTTTGACCATGTAGGCTGTTTAAAGAAATATGACTTCTTCGAACTCAGGCTTAAATATTATGGATTAAGAAAAGAATGGCTTCTAGGAATGCTTGGTGCTGAATCTGCTAAATTGAACAATCAGGCTCGCTTTATCTTAGAGAAAATAGATGGCAAAATAATCATTGAAAATAAGCCTAAAAAAGAGTTAATTAAAGTTCTTATTCAGAGAGGATATGATTTGGATCCTGTGAAGGCCTGGAAAGAAGCCCAGCAAAAGGTTCCAGATGAAGAAGAGAATGAAAAGAGTGACaatgaaaaggagacagaaaagaGTGACTCTGTAAGAGATTCTGGGCCAACCTTCAACTACCTTATTGACATGCCCCTTTGATATTTaaccaaagaaaagaaagatgaactgtgcaaacaaataaataaaaaggagcaAGAACTGGACTCATTAAAGAGAAAGAGTCCATCAgatttttggaaagaagacttAGCTGCTTTTATTGAGGAATTGGAGGCTGTTGAAGCCAAGGAAAAGCAAGATGAACAAGTAGGACTACCAGGGAAAGGGGGAAAGGCAAAGGGGAAAAAAGCACAAATGACTGAAGTTTTGCCTTCTCCACAAGGAAAAAGAGTCATTCCCGGAGTTACTGAAGAGATGAAAGCAGAggcagaaaagaaaattaaaaagaaaattaagagtGAAAATCTTGAGGGAACCTCTAAGGAAGATGGTGTAGAACCAAATGGCCTAAAACAAAGACTGGagaagaaattgaaaaaagaaCCAGGCACCAAGGCAAAGAAACAGACTACATTGACATTTAAACCTGTCAAAAAAGGCAAAAAAAGAAACCCCTGGTCTGACTCTGAATCAGATATGAGCAGTACTGAAAGTAATTTTGATGTTCCTCCACGAGAAACAGAGCCACGGAGAGCTGCAGCAAAAACCAAATTCACAATGGATTTGGATTCAGATGAAGATTTTTCAGACTTTGATGAAAAATCTGAAGATGAAGATTTTGTGCTATCAGATGCTAGCCCACCTAAAACCAAAACTTCACCAAAACATACTGAAAAAGAACTGAGGCCACAGAAAGATACCATGTCAGTGAATGACCTCGATGATGACGATGATACTAAAGATAGCGTACCATCTTCTTTGGGCCCTCCTGTAGCTGATCTCCCAGTTGAAACTGAAATGAAGAAGCCATCTTCAAAAAAGAATGTGTCTGTGAAGAAGACAACAACAAATAGTCAGTCTTCCACCTCCACTACTGGTCCCAAAAAAAGGGCTGCACCAAAAGGAACCAAGAAGGATCCAAACTTGAACTCTGATGTCTCTCAAAAGCCTGAACCTGCCAAAACCAAGAATTGACGCAAAAGGAAGCCATCCACTTCTGATGATTCTGACAGTAATTTTGAGAAAGTCATTTCTAAAGCAGCCGCAAGCAAGAAACCCAAGGGGGAGAGCGATGACTTTCATCTGGACTTGGACTCAGCTGTGGCTCCTCGCGCAAAATCTGGACAGGCAAAGCAACCTATAAAGTACCTCATAGAGTCAGATGAAGATGATTTGTTTTAA